Proteins from a single region of Dyadobacter fanqingshengii:
- a CDS encoding Do family serine endopeptidase, translated as MKTNWKGLVLVGLISSASTLAGFKLLGDNNGKDVILKEAPAESINRFTSTGTPVGAPGDFVYAAEATTPTVVHIKSTMTRQASRGGGQQIPDIFRDFFGDEFEGGSRGPQSQEASGSGVIISADGYIVTNNHVVEGAQELEVTLHNKGKFRAKVVGADPSTDIAVIKIEAKDLPAVTLGNSDAVKVGEWVVAVGNPFNLESTVTAGIVSAKGRGLGIIGQSRRGGGVTPTSAASVDSPLESFIQTDAVVNPGNSGGALVNLKGELIGINTAIASPTGSFAGYAFAVPSSIVKKVSSDLIKFGNVQRGYLGIALDDLDSRKAEEYGVKVNDGVYVREFTENSAAKAGGVNKGDVIVKVDGLNIHSIPELQQSIGLHKPGDKVNLTVNRDGKEKDLNITLRNRTGGSDILKRDESAAIMNALGAQFGNLSDQEKQRLSRYKLDGGVKVVSIDGGKFARSQVEEGFIITKVNGKPVRTVKEFQAAIAGKEESMVQFEGLYPDAPYDVYSFGFRL; from the coding sequence ATGAAAACAAATTGGAAAGGTTTAGTGTTGGTTGGGTTGATTTCAAGCGCATCAACTCTTGCCGGCTTTAAGCTATTAGGTGATAACAATGGTAAAGATGTAATTTTAAAGGAAGCGCCGGCTGAGTCGATCAATCGCTTCACTTCAACCGGGACACCGGTGGGGGCTCCCGGGGATTTTGTTTATGCTGCTGAGGCTACAACACCAACGGTTGTCCATATTAAATCTACAATGACACGCCAGGCTTCTCGTGGCGGAGGTCAGCAAATTCCTGATATTTTCCGGGATTTCTTTGGCGACGAATTTGAAGGCGGCTCACGCGGCCCTCAGTCGCAGGAGGCATCTGGTTCAGGTGTGATTATTTCAGCTGATGGTTATATCGTAACCAACAACCACGTTGTAGAAGGTGCTCAGGAACTGGAAGTTACATTGCATAATAAAGGCAAGTTCAGAGCAAAAGTGGTTGGAGCTGACCCATCTACGGACATTGCTGTGATAAAAATTGAAGCAAAAGATTTGCCAGCAGTAACATTGGGCAACTCCGATGCAGTGAAAGTAGGAGAGTGGGTTGTGGCTGTTGGTAATCCTTTTAACCTGGAATCAACTGTAACAGCTGGTATTGTAAGTGCAAAAGGTCGTGGATTGGGCATCATTGGCCAGTCAAGACGTGGCGGTGGCGTAACGCCTACATCAGCAGCTTCTGTCGATTCTCCTCTTGAATCATTTATCCAAACGGACGCAGTTGTGAACCCAGGAAACAGCGGTGGTGCTTTGGTTAACCTGAAAGGTGAATTGATCGGTATTAATACTGCCATTGCCAGCCCAACAGGAAGCTTCGCAGGTTACGCTTTTGCGGTTCCTTCAAGCATAGTTAAGAAAGTTTCAAGTGATCTGATCAAATTCGGTAATGTTCAACGTGGTTATTTGGGAATTGCCCTTGACGATTTGGACAGCAGAAAAGCCGAAGAATACGGAGTGAAAGTGAACGACGGTGTTTATGTGCGTGAGTTTACAGAAAACAGTGCTGCAAAAGCAGGCGGTGTCAATAAAGGTGACGTGATCGTGAAAGTGGACGGTTTGAACATTCACTCTATTCCTGAATTGCAACAGTCAATCGGCCTGCACAAGCCTGGCGATAAAGTTAATCTGACCGTTAACCGCGATGGTAAGGAAAAGGATCTGAACATTACATTGCGTAATCGTACAGGTGGCTCTGACATCCTGAAACGCGACGAATCTGCCGCAATCATGAATGCTTTGGGCGCACAATTTGGTAACCTAAGTGATCAGGAGAAACAACGTTTGTCTCGTTATAAACTGGATGGCGGTGTGAAAGTGGTGTCCATCGATGGTGGGAAGTTTGCCCGTTCGCAAGTTGAGGAAGGTTTTATCATTACCAAAGTGAATGGTAAGCCAGTGCGGACAGTGAAAGAATTCCAGGCTGCAATCGCCGGCAAGGAAGAGTCAATGGTGCAGTTCGAAGGTCTTTACCCAGACGCTCCTTACGACGTTTATTCATTCGGATTCCGTTTGTAA
- a CDS encoding S41 family peptidase, with protein MNQQKSPNPIHNSRSVVRLPIIIAITLAAGVLLGSTFFSGGRKLSDVAKGYAKYREVLMLVENNYVDSVNTEELVDFSISKMLEKLDPHTAYFNTDEATAARSQLDSGFDGIGVEFNIYNDTVYVVTPLSGGPSEAAGIQSGDRIISVNKENLSGPGVTNAQVYKLLRGKRGTKVDLAIERVGLDEKMNFAVVRDRIPTYSVDASYMVDQEIGYIKVSRFSETTYDEFKSALKTLKASGLKNLILDLRGNPGGYMERATSMADEFIAGDKLLVYTEGKDSRFDRKTRSHVDGLFEQGPLIVLVDEGSASASEILAGALQDHDRALVVGRRSYGKGLVQMPIKLSDASELRLTISRYFTPSGRSIQKPYELGKGEDYSQDLSHRYESGELFNADSIKFDKTKIYKTDGGRIVYGGGGITPDIFVPKDTLLNSKYLFELYSKNIIREYALRYANDNQKKLEKQSFNDFLTSFQISDAMIADMVKDASKAGIKPNEKELTLSKPIITSQTKAIIGRYVWGRKQKSGLNNEIFQVLNPTDNVYQQAVQLFSQAAQLEKGKFSSMNIPKNKK; from the coding sequence ATGAATCAACAAAAATCTCCTAATCCGATTCATAATTCCCGTTCTGTGGTTCGACTGCCTATCATTATAGCCATTACGTTGGCTGCTGGTGTGCTGTTGGGAAGCACGTTTTTTAGCGGAGGCCGCAAGCTTTCCGACGTTGCAAAGGGTTACGCCAAGTATAGGGAAGTGCTCATGCTCGTTGAGAATAATTACGTGGATTCGGTTAATACTGAGGAGCTTGTCGATTTTTCTATCTCAAAAATGCTTGAAAAGCTGGATCCACACACGGCGTATTTTAACACGGACGAAGCAACCGCTGCAAGGTCGCAGCTGGACTCCGGATTTGACGGGATTGGTGTGGAATTCAATATATACAATGACACCGTTTACGTGGTAACGCCATTGAGCGGCGGTCCTTCGGAAGCGGCGGGAATCCAGAGCGGTGACCGCATTATTTCGGTGAACAAAGAAAACTTATCTGGTCCCGGTGTGACCAATGCACAGGTTTATAAGCTGTTGCGCGGAAAAAGAGGCACAAAGGTTGATCTGGCGATTGAAAGAGTTGGGTTAGACGAAAAAATGAACTTTGCCGTCGTTCGCGATCGCATTCCGACTTATTCTGTGGATGCGTCTTATATGGTGGATCAGGAGATTGGTTACATCAAGGTGAGCCGTTTCTCGGAAACCACTTACGACGAATTTAAATCAGCATTAAAAACTTTGAAAGCCAGTGGATTAAAGAACCTGATCCTTGATTTAAGAGGAAATCCGGGCGGGTATATGGAGCGCGCGACGAGCATGGCTGACGAATTTATTGCCGGCGACAAACTTTTGGTTTATACCGAAGGTAAGGATAGCCGGTTTGACAGAAAAACCCGTTCGCATGTGGATGGACTCTTCGAACAAGGGCCACTAATCGTGCTGGTAGATGAAGGAAGTGCTTCTGCATCGGAAATTTTAGCCGGGGCATTGCAGGATCATGACCGTGCATTGGTCGTTGGAAGAAGGTCTTATGGAAAAGGTTTGGTGCAAATGCCGATCAAGCTTTCGGACGCATCAGAACTTCGGCTGACCATTTCCAGATATTTCACGCCAAGTGGCCGGAGCATCCAGAAACCGTATGAATTAGGAAAAGGCGAAGATTACAGCCAGGACCTTTCGCATCGCTACGAAAGCGGCGAGTTGTTCAATGCGGACAGCATCAAATTTGATAAAACAAAAATCTATAAAACCGACGGCGGCCGGATCGTTTACGGTGGCGGCGGCATTACGCCCGACATTTTTGTTCCAAAGGATACACTTTTGAACAGCAAATACCTATTCGAGCTTTATTCCAAAAACATTATTCGCGAATACGCATTGCGTTATGCAAATGACAACCAGAAAAAGCTTGAAAAACAGTCGTTTAATGACTTTTTGACCTCATTCCAAATTTCGGACGCAATGATAGCCGACATGGTAAAAGATGCTTCAAAAGCTGGAATTAAACCAAATGAGAAGGAATTGACACTTTCTAAGCCTATTATTACATCGCAAACGAAGGCGATCATTGGTCGTTATGTCTGGGGAAGGAAGCAGAAAAGCGGACTTAATAATGAGATTTTCCAGGTCTTGAACCCGACAGACAATGTTTATCAGCAAGCCGTTCAGCTATTTAGCCAGGCTGCTCAACTGGAAAAGGGGAAGTTCAGCAGTATGAACATTCCAAAAAATAAAAAGTGA
- the kdsA gene encoding 3-deoxy-8-phosphooctulonate synthase: MISIPNIKNAESPLFFLMAGPCAIEGRDMALRIAEHITSLTERLKIPYIFKGSYRKANRTKIDSFTGIGDEKALKILEEVRNTFGVPVVTDIHESHEAAFAAEYVDVLQIPAFLCRQTELLAAAARTGKAVNVKKGQFLSGASMQFAVEKINEVNPDCPVILTDRGNSFGYGDLVVDYRNLPEMSSFGVPVVMDCTHSLQQPNQASGITGGKPKLIETIAKAAIAVGADGLFIETHFNPAEAKSDGANMLPLDQLEGLLERLVRVREAVM; this comes from the coding sequence ATGATTTCGATACCCAATATAAAAAATGCCGAATCGCCCTTATTTTTTTTAATGGCAGGTCCTTGCGCGATTGAAGGCAGGGATATGGCTTTACGCATCGCAGAACACATTACCAGCCTCACCGAACGACTGAAAATCCCCTATATTTTTAAAGGATCCTACCGAAAGGCCAATCGTACGAAGATCGATTCCTTTACCGGAATTGGCGATGAAAAAGCATTAAAGATCCTAGAAGAAGTTCGCAACACATTTGGCGTGCCTGTGGTTACGGACATTCACGAATCACATGAAGCTGCATTCGCTGCTGAGTATGTGGATGTTCTGCAAATTCCAGCTTTCCTATGCCGACAAACCGAATTGCTAGCGGCTGCTGCAAGGACAGGCAAGGCAGTGAATGTGAAAAAAGGACAATTTTTGTCTGGCGCGTCGATGCAATTCGCAGTTGAGAAAATCAATGAGGTGAACCCCGACTGTCCAGTAATCCTTACCGATCGTGGCAACAGCTTTGGCTATGGTGATCTTGTTGTAGATTATCGTAACCTGCCTGAGATGAGCTCCTTCGGTGTGCCCGTTGTGATGGATTGTACACATTCCCTGCAGCAGCCTAATCAAGCTTCCGGCATAACTGGCGGCAAGCCTAAGTTAATCGAGACCATTGCAAAGGCTGCGATTGCAGTTGGGGCAGATGGATTATTTATTGAAACGCATTTTAATCCCGCGGAAGCCAAGTCGGATGGTGCCAATATGCTTCCGTTGGATCAATTGGAAGGGCTTTTGGAAAGATTAGTGCGTGTTAGGGAAGCTGTAATGTAA
- a CDS encoding Hsp20/alpha crystallin family protein, which produces MSTLVKTHFANPSYVNGFFGKDLFNELANPAFSGSVPAVNVVESKEGFRIEVAAPGLQKSDFKLNLEKNQLTISAQKEQKEEDANEKYTRREFKYSSFQRTFTLPNSVDGDKIEATYNEGVLSIALPKREEAKEKPARTIDIA; this is translated from the coding sequence ATGAGCACATTAGTAAAAACCCATTTCGCAAATCCATCTTATGTAAACGGATTTTTTGGCAAAGACCTTTTTAATGAACTTGCAAATCCAGCATTTTCCGGAAGTGTTCCGGCAGTAAATGTTGTCGAAAGCAAAGAAGGTTTCAGAATTGAAGTGGCCGCTCCCGGCTTGCAGAAATCGGATTTTAAATTGAATCTTGAAAAAAATCAGTTGACCATTTCTGCACAAAAAGAGCAGAAAGAAGAAGACGCTAATGAAAAATACACACGCAGGGAGTTCAAATACTCCTCTTTCCAACGCACCTTCACATTGCCAAACTCAGTAGACGGAGATAAAATCGAAGCCACTTATAACGAAGGCGTGTTAAGCATTGCATTGCCAAAACGTGAAGAAGCAAAAGAAAAACCTGCTCGCACAATTGACATCGCTTAA
- the rnc gene encoding ribonuclease III, producing the protein MAKRILIPILSLFRTGSAEDKKFKESIAHVIGDRPSNLGVYQLAFRHTSASRETAIKGFRESNERLEYLGDAVLGMVVAEFLFTKYPYKDEGFLTEIRSRIVNRESLNQISRKLGLDHLIEYDGNRRGMSPRSSMYGDALEAFVGAIYLDKGFRFTRTFIISKLITHYDLDSIIQNNANFKSLIIEWAQREGKEIRFEILEERGTRHHREFISQILVNDEPFAQGNGFTKKKAEQSASEQACALLDLR; encoded by the coding sequence TTGGCAAAGCGAATTCTTATACCGATACTCTCTCTTTTCAGAACCGGAAGTGCTGAGGATAAAAAATTTAAGGAATCGATTGCTCACGTAATTGGCGACCGGCCTTCGAATCTTGGCGTCTATCAACTGGCTTTTCGCCACACATCCGCATCCAGGGAAACGGCTATCAAAGGGTTCCGTGAATCCAATGAAAGACTCGAATATCTTGGCGACGCAGTTTTGGGAATGGTGGTTGCAGAATTTCTTTTCACCAAATATCCCTACAAAGACGAAGGCTTTCTCACAGAAATCCGCTCCCGCATTGTAAACCGGGAATCACTCAACCAAATTTCAAGAAAGCTTGGCCTCGACCACCTGATCGAATACGATGGCAACCGTCGCGGCATGTCTCCGCGCTCTTCCATGTACGGGGATGCGCTCGAAGCATTTGTAGGCGCCATTTATCTGGATAAGGGCTTCCGTTTCACCCGAACATTCATCATTAGCAAGCTTATCACGCATTACGATCTGGATAGCATTATTCAGAACAATGCCAACTTCAAAAGCCTCATCATCGAATGGGCGCAGCGGGAAGGCAAAGAAATCCGTTTTGAAATCCTCGAAGAACGCGGCACACGCCATCACCGCGAATTCATTTCTCAAATATTGGTAAACGACGAGCCTTTTGCACAAGGCAACGGTTTCACCAAGAAAAAAGCGGAGCAATCTGCTTCCGAGCAGGCTTGCGCATTGCTGGATCTACGTTAA
- a CDS encoding pseudouridine synthase, translating to MRKRTSTPSKAPKASQPSTGGQKTFRKSNDGAGHPFKKARPEAESRFSKPSIKKSSLRVASGNADNAGQKARPSFDHEKGPNDRPRFDKPRFDKPGFDKPGFERTRSDKPRFDKPGNDRPGYPKKEGGFRSPADKKDFGQRERPTGDREFKPRFDRPAREGDRPRFDRPAREGDRPRFERNDDRPAQSGESRPFRAREESGSRERPVGDREFKPRADRPAREGDRRDSRTPGDRPFNRPSRDGKPEFKKKDETERVERDDSDRPAHNENPEQTEDRSGLDRRVGRFESAPRYNLSSYEKKNAPKRKEKEESPLIRLNRYISNAGICSRREADDLIASGQISVNGKTITEMGYKVMPTDVVKYGKKALNPEKMVYILINKPKDYITTTDDPEERKTVLDLIQGACAERVYPVGRLDRNTTGLLLLTNDGELAVKLTHPSGGIKKIYQAELDKPITTEDFESLQNGLELEDGFIRPDEVGIVTPDAMVVGLEIHSGRNRIVRRMFEHLGYEVQKLDRTVFAGLNKKDLPRGKWRFLSEKEVVKLKFML from the coding sequence ATGAGAAAAAGAACATCAACACCCTCGAAGGCACCAAAAGCGTCGCAACCTTCGACAGGCGGACAAAAAACTTTCCGCAAATCCAACGACGGCGCAGGTCATCCATTCAAGAAAGCCCGCCCGGAAGCAGAAAGCCGCTTCAGTAAGCCAAGCATCAAAAAATCAAGTTTGAGAGTCGCCAGCGGTAATGCGGACAATGCAGGCCAAAAAGCACGGCCAAGTTTCGACCATGAAAAAGGCCCGAACGACAGACCACGCTTTGATAAGCCCCGTTTTGATAAGCCGGGCTTCGATAAGCCGGGCTTCGAAAGGACGCGCTCGGACAAGCCTCGCTTCGATAAGCCTGGAAATGATAGGCCGGGATATCCTAAAAAAGAAGGTGGTTTCCGCAGTCCGGCTGATAAAAAAGACTTCGGACAAAGAGAAAGACCAACTGGCGACAGGGAATTCAAACCACGTTTTGACAGACCTGCCCGCGAAGGCGACAGACCGCGCTTTGACAGACCTGCACGTGAAGGCGACAGACCACGTTTCGAAAGAAACGACGATCGCCCTGCTCAATCCGGAGAATCCCGCCCATTTCGTGCAAGAGAGGAATCAGGATCAAGAGAAAGACCAGTTGGCGACAGGGAATTCAAGCCACGTGCTGACAGACCTGCACGCGAAGGCGACAGACGCGATTCCAGAACACCAGGTGATCGTCCGTTCAACCGCCCAAGCAGAGACGGCAAGCCAGAATTTAAAAAAAAAGATGAAACCGAGCGCGTAGAACGGGATGATTCTGACAGACCTGCCCATAACGAAAATCCTGAGCAAACAGAAGATCGCAGCGGCCTGGATAGAAGAGTAGGTCGCTTTGAAAGTGCTCCGCGCTACAATCTTTCAAGCTACGAAAAGAAGAACGCACCAAAACGGAAGGAAAAGGAAGAATCTCCGCTTATCCGTCTGAACCGATATATTTCTAATGCAGGCATTTGCTCGCGTCGCGAAGCGGATGATCTGATTGCTTCGGGTCAAATTTCTGTGAACGGTAAGACGATTACAGAAATGGGTTACAAAGTAATGCCCACGGATGTTGTGAAATACGGCAAGAAGGCGTTGAACCCGGAGAAAATGGTTTATATATTAATCAATAAACCAAAGGATTACATTACCACAACCGACGATCCGGAGGAACGCAAAACAGTGCTTGACCTGATTCAGGGAGCTTGCGCGGAGCGCGTTTACCCGGTTGGTCGTTTGGATAGGAATACAACAGGTTTGTTGCTTTTGACAAATGATGGAGAATTGGCTGTAAAGCTAACGCACCCATCCGGCGGCATTAAGAAAATTTACCAGGCGGAACTTGATAAACCGATTACTACGGAGGATTTTGAAAGCCTGCAAAATGGCTTGGAACTGGAAGATGGTTTCATCCGCCCTGACGAAGTCGGCATCGTTACGCCTGACGCTATGGTGGTTGGCCTCGAAATTCACAGCGGCCGAAACAGGATCGTACGCCGGATGTTCGAACATTTGGGTTACGAAGTTCAAAAGCTGGACCGCACCGTGTTTGCAGGTTTAAACAAAAAAGACCTTCCGCGTGGAAAATGGAGATTTTTAAGTGAGAAAGAAGTTGTGAAACTGAAATTCATGCTTTAA
- a CDS encoding acetoacetate--CoA ligase has translation MPTDVLPQPLWKPGRALLEQSNLKKYMDWLFVKRGLYFRSYHDLWDWSVTDLEDFWESLWLYFNIKSHDLYLEVLQRPKHGMIGTKWFTRSKVNYAEHVFRNKSKDRPAIIFQSEQSPLTEISWETLETEVAAVAAWLKQRGVRPGDRVAAILPNIPQAVVAFLATNAVGAVWSSCSPDFGKTAIADRFSQIEPKVLFVADGYFYNGKTYDITSFAQELSFSLPSVKDTVLINNINAENRPERLTSWEDILHLENFGLDFEPLSFDHPIWILYSSGTTAKPKAITHSVGGCLIEHHKALILHQNVKPGDRYFWYSTTGWMMWNYALGSLLCGATLVLYDGAPAFPSSQVLWTLAEKAKITHFGSGAAYFIASMKAGVSIMAENLNALETIGSTGSPLPPEAYEWIYKYVKKDVWLISLSGGTDVCSAFVGGCPILPVYSGEIQCRMLGCRIEAYNEDGKPSIGELGEMVITQPMPSMPIYFWNDEDDEKYVSSYFEMYPNIWRHGDWIKVTDRNSVIIYGRSDATLNRGGVRIGTAEIYRAVESIPDVKDSLAVYLEKGNGEGTISLFVVLSKDKTLTDELKKRIKDVLRSEYSPRHVPDTIEQVSDIPYTINGKKMEAPMKRILMGQDPAKCINPETMRNPESLKAFV, from the coding sequence ATGCCTACTGACGTGCTGCCTCAACCATTATGGAAACCAGGAAGAGCGCTTCTGGAGCAATCCAATCTTAAAAAATACATGGATTGGCTTTTTGTAAAAAGAGGCCTCTATTTCCGCTCCTATCACGATCTTTGGGATTGGTCTGTGACGGATCTGGAAGATTTCTGGGAGAGTTTGTGGCTTTACTTCAACATAAAGTCCCACGATCTTTATCTCGAAGTTTTGCAAAGGCCAAAGCATGGCATGATCGGCACAAAGTGGTTTACGCGTTCCAAAGTCAACTATGCAGAGCACGTTTTTAGAAATAAGTCGAAGGACCGCCCGGCCATTATTTTTCAATCAGAACAATCTCCATTAACCGAAATTTCCTGGGAAACGCTTGAAACCGAAGTTGCCGCTGTGGCAGCCTGGCTCAAACAGCGCGGCGTGCGGCCTGGTGATCGTGTTGCGGCTATTTTGCCCAATATTCCGCAGGCGGTGGTGGCTTTTCTTGCAACGAATGCGGTGGGTGCCGTGTGGTCGTCGTGTTCGCCGGATTTTGGTAAGACAGCCATAGCAGACCGTTTTTCGCAGATTGAGCCAAAAGTGCTTTTTGTAGCAGACGGTTATTTTTACAATGGCAAAACCTACGACATTACATCGTTTGCGCAGGAGCTTTCTTTCTCATTACCAAGTGTTAAGGACACGGTTTTAATCAACAACATTAATGCTGAGAATCGCCCGGAAAGGCTTACTTCCTGGGAAGACATTCTGCATCTCGAAAATTTCGGACTTGATTTCGAGCCGCTTTCTTTTGATCATCCGATCTGGATCCTTTATTCATCGGGAACCACAGCCAAGCCAAAAGCGATCACGCATAGTGTGGGCGGCTGCCTGATCGAACACCACAAAGCATTGATCCTGCATCAGAATGTGAAACCGGGTGACCGTTATTTCTGGTATTCGACCACGGGCTGGATGATGTGGAATTATGCATTAGGTTCGCTCCTTTGCGGCGCCACGCTCGTGCTCTATGACGGTGCGCCTGCTTTTCCATCGTCACAAGTGCTCTGGACATTGGCAGAAAAAGCAAAAATAACCCATTTCGGAAGCGGCGCGGCCTATTTCATAGCTTCCATGAAAGCGGGCGTCAGCATTATGGCAGAAAATCTTAATGCGTTGGAAACCATTGGCTCAACCGGTTCGCCTTTGCCGCCGGAGGCTTATGAATGGATTTATAAATATGTTAAAAAAGATGTCTGGCTTATTTCGCTTAGCGGCGGAACGGATGTATGCAGCGCTTTCGTAGGCGGCTGCCCGATCTTGCCTGTGTATTCTGGCGAAATCCAGTGTCGCATGCTCGGTTGCAGGATCGAGGCATATAACGAGGATGGGAAACCATCGATCGGCGAGCTTGGTGAAATGGTGATTACGCAACCTATGCCTTCGATGCCCATTTATTTTTGGAATGACGAAGATGACGAAAAATATGTCAGCAGTTATTTTGAAATGTATCCCAATATCTGGCGCCACGGCGATTGGATTAAGGTAACCGACCGTAACTCCGTGATTATTTACGGGCGTTCGGACGCGACATTAAACAGAGGAGGCGTAAGGATAGGGACCGCCGAAATCTATCGCGCTGTTGAAAGCATTCCTGACGTGAAAGACAGCCTTGCCGTATATCTTGAGAAAGGAAACGGAGAAGGCACAATCTCTTTGTTTGTCGTTTTAAGCAAGGACAAAACCTTGACAGATGAGCTAAAAAAGCGCATCAAGGACGTTTTGCGCAGTGAATACAGCCCGCGCCACGTTCCGGACACGATTGAGCAGGTAAGCGACATTCCGTATACGATCAACGGTAAAAAGATGGAAGCGCCCATGAAGCGGATTTTGATGGGGCAGGATCCCGCAAAGTGCATTAACCCGGAGACAATGCGCAATCCGGAGTCTTTAAAGGCATTTGTCTAA
- a CDS encoding acyl carrier protein: MSAIAERVKQIIVEKLGVEESEVTSEANFQNDLGADSLDTVELIMEFEKEFNLSIPDDQAENIGTVGQAVAYLEENVK; this comes from the coding sequence ATGTCAGCAATTGCAGAAAGAGTTAAGCAAATTATCGTCGAAAAACTCGGCGTTGAAGAGTCGGAAGTAACATCGGAAGCAAACTTCCAGAACGACTTGGGAGCAGACTCTCTAGATACCGTTGAATTGATCATGGAATTTGAAAAAGAATTCAATCTATCTATCCCTGACGATCAGGCAGAGAACATTGGTACAGTTGGTCAGGCTGTTGCATACCTGGAAGAAAACGTGAAGTAA
- the fabF gene encoding beta-ketoacyl-ACP synthase II, whose product MSLKRVVITGMGALTPVGNDVSTFWNNLVAGVSGAAPITRFDAEKFRTKFACEVKGLDVTNYIPRQEARKMDPFTQYAVIAADEAMKDAGFDADTLDLDKAGVIWGTGIGGLKTFEEEVMNFAENGKTPRFNPFFIPKMIVDSASGVLSIRYGFRGPNFITVSACASATNALIDAFNYIKLGMMNVCISGGSEAAVTIAGVGGFNALKALSERNDSPETASRPYDKDRDGFVLGEGGAALILEELEHAKARGAKIYAEMIGAGMSSDAYHITAPHPDGLGAHIVMKNALENAGIMPEDVDYINTHGTSTPIGDPQEIKAIEKFFGEHAYKLNISSTKSMTGHLLGGAGAIEAAACILAIRDQVVPPTINHFTDDPEINPKLNLTFNHAQKRKINIALSNTFGFGGHNASVVFKKYED is encoded by the coding sequence ATGAGTTTGAAGAGAGTTGTAATTACCGGAATGGGCGCATTAACGCCCGTGGGAAATGATGTTTCTACCTTTTGGAATAATTTAGTTGCAGGTGTAAGCGGAGCGGCTCCTATTACGCGTTTCGACGCTGAGAAGTTTCGCACCAAGTTTGCCTGTGAAGTAAAAGGTCTGGACGTTACAAATTACATTCCTCGACAGGAAGCACGTAAAATGGATCCGTTTACCCAATACGCCGTCATTGCAGCAGATGAAGCAATGAAGGACGCCGGCTTTGACGCAGATACGCTTGATCTCGACAAAGCCGGTGTAATTTGGGGAACTGGAATCGGTGGATTAAAGACCTTTGAAGAAGAGGTCATGAATTTCGCCGAAAATGGGAAAACGCCCCGTTTTAACCCATTCTTTATTCCCAAAATGATTGTGGACAGTGCTTCGGGAGTTCTTTCTATCCGCTACGGCTTCCGCGGTCCCAATTTCATCACAGTTTCGGCTTGCGCTTCGGCAACCAATGCCTTGATCGATGCATTCAATTACATCAAGCTTGGGATGATGAATGTGTGTATTTCCGGAGGCTCCGAGGCAGCAGTGACCATCGCAGGCGTAGGTGGTTTTAACGCATTGAAAGCCTTATCCGAAAGAAACGATTCTCCTGAAACCGCTTCCCGTCCTTACGATAAAGACCGCGATGGTTTTGTATTGGGAGAAGGCGGGGCGGCGCTTATTCTGGAAGAGCTGGAACATGCGAAAGCAAGAGGAGCAAAAATTTACGCTGAAATGATCGGTGCCGGGATGTCTTCCGATGCCTACCACATCACAGCACCGCATCCGGATGGCCTAGGCGCTCATATTGTTATGAAAAATGCACTTGAGAACGCAGGGATTATGCCGGAGGATGTGGATTACATTAATACGCATGGCACTTCTACGCCAATCGGTGATCCGCAGGAAATCAAGGCAATTGAAAAATTCTTTGGTGAACATGCTTATAAGCTGAATATCAGTTCAACCAAATCCATGACCGGACATTTACTGGGCGGGGCTGGTGCAATAGAAGCTGCGGCATGTATTCTGGCGATCCGCGATCAGGTTGTTCCGCCTACCATCAACCATTTTACAGACGACCCAGAAATCAACCCAAAACTGAATCTGACATTTAACCACGCTCAAAAACGCAAGATTAACATTGCGCTCAGCAATACATTTGGCTTTGGCGGGCACAATGCATCAGTCGTTTTCAAAAAGTATGAAGACTGA